In Gilliamella sp. B3022, the sequence TAATATTATACCAATAATTGAAACTTCCAGTACTCGTCCCGGTCGTAGCAATCGCATGTAAATCCCCATAAATAAAGCAATTGGTACTGTTGAACAGACGGTAAATACGCCCCAAGGACTTTCAGCTAATGCTTTAACCACAATTAATGCTAATACTGCAAGTATAATTAGCATAATTAAAAAGCAACCAAATAAGGCGATAGTGCCAGGAAAAGCCCCCATTTCTTCTTTGATCATTTCACCTAATGATGAACCATTACGGCGTGAAGATAAAAATAGAACCATAAAGTCTTGCACAGCACCAGCAAAAACGACCCCAGCAAGTAGCCATAGTGTGCCCGGTAAATACCCTACTTGTGCAGCAAGAACTGGACCAACTAGAGGTCCTGCACCAGCAATGGCAGCAAAATGGTGACCAAACAAGACATATTTGTTAGTTGGCACATAATTTAAACCATCATTATTAATCATTGCAGGAGTTGCGCGGGTAGGATCTAATTGCATAACGTTTGATGCAATATACAAACTGTAATAACGATATGCGACAAGGTAAATTGATACTGATGCAGCAACAATCCATAGCGCACTAACATGTTCACCACGCCTTAAAGCAACCACAGCAAGGCAACATGCTCCAATAAGAGCTAAGATTAACCATGGAATGTGCTTAAAGACTTTATTATTCATGATCATTCTCTTCAAAAATCCAAATTAATTAGTTTGATATTTAAGTCCATCAAAACAAAGGCTATTTAACAATGACTGTAAATGATTAATAGGAATCTTCTTCATAAATAAAAGATTAAATTATCATTTTTCAATGACTTAATTTATCAACTAAAGGTCCTTTATGTTGGAGAACATAGTAAGTTTTAATGTATAAAAATAGTAATATTATTTAAGTTTTAGGTTGGATTAAGACTATGAGTGGTCAAAATTAGACATTAAGCGGTAAAATAAACATCAATCAATAGGCTTTTAAGTCAGTTGTTATAGCCTTAACAAGGCTTTAAGAAATTTTAGGTAACGGCGACTAACCGGAACAGAAATATCATTGATAAAAATTACATCTACACCGCCAGCATCATTAAAACGGATTTCTTTAAGTTTTTTTAAATTAACAAGATATTGTCGATGGCAGCGAATTAAAGGTGTTTTGTCTTCAAGTGTTTTTAAGGTTAATTCTGTGTAATATTCATTATTGGATTGATTGAAAACATAAATCCCACTGATTTTCGATGAAACATAAAAGACATCCTCTAGGTTTAATAAATAAATTCGATTATGCCCAATGCATGGAATGTATTTTAGATTCTGATTTATCTCTTCTGATTCATTGATCTTTCTTGATAAGCTTTGATGATGTAAACGATGTAAAGTTTTATTTAATCTTTCTTGCTCAACAGGTTTAAGGAGATAATCAAAGGCTTGTTCTTCAAATGCCTTGATAGCAAATTCGCCATAAGCCGTTAGAAATACGATCCTAGGCATGGTTTGTGGGTTAAGCATAGATAACATTTCAATGCCGTTTATTTTTGGCATTTGGATATCCAAAAAAACAACATCAGGTTGCAGACGATGAATTTCACGTATTGCTTCCATAGCATTATTACACTCAGCAATAATAGAAATTTGAGGATCGTTTTCTAATAAACAACGTAAATTTTCGCGTGCGGGTAATTCATCATCAACAATAATAACTTTTAGCATTGAACCTTCGTATCCTTTTGCAACGGCAAGATTAACATCACTTTCGTATATTCATCCGATTTACATTCTATCTTGATACCGTATTTTTCACCATAACGAATCTTGATCCGTTTATCGACAAGATTTAGACCTAATCCATGGTTATCTTTTTTATTTTCACAATAATTACCTGCATTATCAATAATTTCTATTATTATTGATTGACTCTTGTCATAAGCACGTATAATTACTTTTCCTACTCCGATCAATTGTGAAGTACCATGTTTTATTGCATTTTCAACAATGGGTTGTAATGAAAACGCCGGCAATTGTACACATTCTAATTCGGATGGGATATCAATTTCGATAGTCAATTGATCCATAAATCGCATTTTTTCAATTTGTAGGTAGGCGTTAACATGCTCAAGCTCATCTTTTAAAGTGACTATTTCTTCGGTCATTTTTAAGTTTTTTCGAAAAAACGTAGATAAATTTTGCACTAATTGCGAAGCTTGTGTTTTATCACGGCGAATGACTGCAAGCAAAGTATTTAAAGCATTAAATAAAAAATGAGGATTCACTTGCGCATGCAGTAATTTAATTTCTGTTTTGGAAAGCAGTTGTTTATAGTATTCATACTTACCGGCTAGAATTTGGGCGGATAATAGGCTGGCTATACCTTCTCCGAGAGTTCGATTTATTGAGCTAAATAAGGTATTTTTTGCTTCGTACAGTTTAATGGTACCAACAACAGTATTATTTTCACCTCTCAGTGGTATAACGAGTGTTGAACCTAAGCGACAACCTTTACTTATGGAACATTGATAAGGTTGATGTGCACCATCAAGATATTGTACTTCATTCCTTTCAATCGCCTTAAAAGTGCTATTAGAGGTTATTAGTGTTCCTGGTTTATGATGATCATCCCCAATACCTATAAAAGCTAATATTTTTTCTCGATCAGTAATTGATACCGCACCAATATCAAGTTGCTGATAAATGATTTGAGCAACTTTAGTACTATTGCACTGGTTAAAACCATCGCGCAACAAACCTTCAGTACTAACAGCAATTTTTAATGCTCTGGCTGAAAAAGCTGAAGTATATCTATCAAATATTGCCCGTCTATCTAATAAAATCCGCATGAACATCGCCGCTCCAATACTATTGGCAATTATCATCGGTGCGGCAATACTTCTAACTATATGCAAAACGACATCAAAGGGTCGAGAAATGGCTAGCACTATTGTCATTTCAAGTGTTTCAACCAATAATCCTAAAATACCAACTAAAAAAGGATTGTAGATAAGATCGACCCGTCCTTTTTTCATTAATAAGTAGTGAACCAGACCACTTAATAAACCGGTTAAAATAGTTGATAACATACAACTTTCAGCAGTAATACCGCCCATTAAATAACGATAAAATCCACCTGTAATACCAACAAGTAATCCAACAATTGGTCCACCAAGAAGTCCTCCCAAAATAGCGCCTATCGCTCGCGTATTGGCAATCGTGTCTTCAATATGCAAGCCAAAATAGCTTCCCATAATACAAAATAAAGAAAAGATACAATAACAAACTAGTTTGTAAGGTAAATGTACAGTAACTTGCATAAGAGGAATAACAATTGGTGTTTTACTTAGCAAATAAGCAATCACTAAGTAAACACACATTTGTTCTAGTAGCTGTAAGACAAGATCAAATTCGAACATAATATTGCTACCAAATCGAAACGGTCAAAAAATTTCGATAAAAGATTGCCGATTTATTTATCTAATAAAGAAAATGTCTGTTTATTCTGAGTTGTCGAGTCAAAACCAACGAACACATTAAATTTACCCGATTCGGCAACATATTGCATTTTATCATTCCAAAATTTTAACATGTCATATTTGATGACAAATTTTACTTGACCTTTTTCATGCGGTTTTAACGTAATATTGTCAAAACCGACAAGCTGCTTGACAGGACGGCTGACCGATGCAGTAATATCTTGTAAATACAGTTGTACTGTTTGTGTTCCTGATCTTTCGCCAATGTTTTCAACATTAGCAGTGACAATAATCTCACTGTTCTTAGTCATTTCAGTGTTGGACAGAACAAAATCAATGTTAAAATTGGTATAACTCAAACCGTAACCAAATGGGAATAATGGTTCGTTAGGGCTATCAAAGTAGGAAGTTGTATATTTACCCATATTTTCAATTCCCCTAGGTCGCCCCGTGTTTAAATGGCTATAATAAACAGGGATCTGCCCAACATTAAGAGGAAAAGAGATAGGTAATTTTCCCGAAGGGTTATAATCACCAAATAATACATCAGCGATAGCATTACCTCCTTCTGTGCCTAAATACCATGTTTCAAGCATAGCATCAGCTTGGGCATACTCTTCGTTTAATGTTAATGGACGTCCATTCATTAAAGCAATCACTAATGGTTTACCTGTCGCTTTTAAAGCTTTAATTAACTGTTTTTGGCTAATTGGTAAAGATATATCTGTTCGGCTTGATGACTCGTGCGCCATACCTTGAGCTTCACCAACAAATGCAATTATGACATCGGCTTTTTTTGCTTTTAGAACCGCTTCATCTATCATTTTATCCGCAGGTCGATTATCAAATTTGGTCGTTTGTTCATATAAATTTAAAAAGCGATATAAATTAGCATCATTTGATAGATTTGCTCCAAAGGCATAATTTACTGAATGGACATTATTCACCGCATGTTTAATGCCTTCTAGTGGTGTTACCGCTAAATCAGCTCGACCTGCCCCTGACCAACTACCCAAAATATCACGTTTTGAATCAGCTAACGGACCCACTACAGCAATCTTTGCATTTTTAGAGATTGGCAAAATGTTATTGCTATTTTTTAATAAGACAATACTACGACGAGCAACCTCTCTTGCTTCTTGACGATGCAAACGGTTATCAGCAAACATGGTAGTGCTATCTAAGTGAGGATCTAAATTTCGGTGAGGATTATGAAATAATCCCATATCATATTTAAGTTCGAGTACATGACGACAAGCCTGATTAACTTGAGCTTCAGTAACTGCACCTTCTTTAATCAATTCGGGTAAAAATTGTAAAAAATATTCATCGTTCATGCTCATATCAATCCCGGCATTAATAGCAACACGCACGGCATCTTTCGGATCGCTTGCCACACCATGATTAATAAGTTCGCGTATTGCACCATGGTCACTCACTACAACACCATTAAAATGCCACTTATCACGAAGTATTTCCGTTAAGAGCCAGTGATTAGCTGTTGCTGGAATACCATTAACACTGACTAACGCAACCATAACAGCACGGCTACCTGCATCAATAGCCGCTTTATAAGGCACCAAATATTCTTGGAACATTTTACGTTCACTCATGTCAGTACTGTTATACTCACGTCCCCCTTCAACAGCTCCATAAAGAGCAAAATGCTTAACCGAAGTCACTAACGATTTTTTATCTGCCAACGATTGTTTTTGCATCTTTTCTACAAAAATCCGTCCAGCTTCTGACGTTAAATAAGGATCTTCCCCAAAACCTTCAGAAACACGCCCCCATCTTGGATCTCGGGTAATATCAACCATAGGAGCCCAAGTAATATTTAATCCATCGGATGTGGCTTCATCAGCCGAGACGTCAGCCACTTTACCAATGGCATGACGATCCCAAGTTGCGGCTATGCCTAAATTGATAGGAAATACTGTTCTATGACCATGAATTATATCAAAACCCAGTAATAGTGGAATTTTATTGGGGGATTTTAAAGCGCGATCTTGCATCTGTGATAGATCAGGTTCGACAATGGTATTAAATAT encodes:
- a CDS encoding sensor histidine kinase, producing the protein MFEFDLVLQLLEQMCVYLVIAYLLSKTPIVIPLMQVTVHLPYKLVCYCIFSLFCIMGSYFGLHIEDTIANTRAIGAILGGLLGGPIVGLLVGITGGFYRYLMGGITAESCMLSTILTGLLSGLVHYLLMKKGRVDLIYNPFLVGILGLLVETLEMTIVLAISRPFDVVLHIVRSIAAPMIIANSIGAAMFMRILLDRRAIFDRYTSAFSARALKIAVSTEGLLRDGFNQCNSTKVAQIIYQQLDIGAVSITDREKILAFIGIGDDHHKPGTLITSNSTFKAIERNEVQYLDGAHQPYQCSISKGCRLGSTLVIPLRGENNTVVGTIKLYEAKNTLFSSINRTLGEGIASLLSAQILAGKYEYYKQLLSKTEIKLLHAQVNPHFLFNALNTLLAVIRRDKTQASQLVQNLSTFFRKNLKMTEEIVTLKDELEHVNAYLQIEKMRFMDQLTIEIDIPSELECVQLPAFSLQPIVENAIKHGTSQLIGVGKVIIRAYDKSQSIIIEIIDNAGNYCENKKDNHGLGLNLVDKRIKIRYGEKYGIKIECKSDEYTKVMLILPLQKDTKVQC
- the btsR gene encoding two-component system response regulator BtsR, translated to MLKVIIVDDELPARENLRCLLENDPQISIIAECNNAMEAIREIHRLQPDVVFLDIQMPKINGIEMLSMLNPQTMPRIVFLTAYGEFAIKAFEEQAFDYLLKPVEQERLNKTLHRLHHQSLSRKINESEEINQNLKYIPCIGHNRIYLLNLEDVFYVSSKISGIYVFNQSNNEYYTELTLKTLEDKTPLIRCHRQYLVNLKKLKEIRFNDAGGVDVIFINDISVPVSRRYLKFLKALLRL
- the bglX gene encoding beta-glucosidase BglX — its product is MKKIATLLFLIAFSGSLLAQQTQSEEKKRFIDDLLSKMTIKEKVGQLRLISVGDEQTLSKTLDEIEAGEIGGIFNTIVEPDLSQMQDRALKSPNKIPLLLGFDIIHGHRTVFPINLGIAATWDRHAIGKVADVSADEATSDGLNITWAPMVDITRDPRWGRVSEGFGEDPYLTSEAGRIFVEKMQKQSLADKKSLVTSVKHFALYGAVEGGREYNSTDMSERKMFQEYLVPYKAAIDAGSRAVMVALVSVNGIPATANHWLLTEILRDKWHFNGVVVSDHGAIRELINHGVASDPKDAVRVAINAGIDMSMNDEYFLQFLPELIKEGAVTEAQVNQACRHVLELKYDMGLFHNPHRNLDPHLDSTTMFADNRLHRQEAREVARRSIVLLKNSNNILPISKNAKIAVVGPLADSKRDILGSWSGAGRADLAVTPLEGIKHAVNNVHSVNYAFGANLSNDANLYRFLNLYEQTTKFDNRPADKMIDEAVLKAKKADVIIAFVGEAQGMAHESSSRTDISLPISQKQLIKALKATGKPLVIALMNGRPLTLNEEYAQADAMLETWYLGTEGGNAIADVLFGDYNPSGKLPISFPLNVGQIPVYYSHLNTGRPRGIENMGKYTTSYFDSPNEPLFPFGYGLSYTNFNIDFVLSNTEMTKNSEIIVTANVENIGERSGTQTVQLYLQDITASVSRPVKQLVGFDNITLKPHEKGQVKFVIKYDMLKFWNDKMQYVAESGKFNVFVGFDSTTQNKQTFSLLDK